The following are from one region of the Hydrogenophaga sp. BPS33 genome:
- the gdhA gene encoding NADP-specific glutamate dehydrogenase translates to MKYTSAHHFLEHVAQQNPGQPEFHQAVSEVMESLWPFIAAHPKYAEHGLLDRLVEPERVVMFRISWVNDHGDVQVNRGYRIQHSSAIGPYKGGMRFHPSVNLSILKFLAFEQTFKNALTTLPMGGGKGGSDFDPKGKSPGEVMRFCQALVTELFRHVGSDTDVPAGDIGVGGREVGFMAGMMKKLSNRADCVFTGKGLAFGGSLIRPEATGYGTVYFAEEMLKQRGVSFQGLRVSVSGSGNVAQYAVEKAMALGAKVVTVSDSSGTVVDEDGFSPAKLAELMEVKNHLYGRVSDYAARTKTRFEAGQTPWSVPVDVALPCATQNELNADDAATLIKNGVICVAEGANMPTTMEAVERFESAGVLYAPGKASNAGGVATSGLEMSQNAMRLSWPRDEVDARLHTIMCGIHEACLQHGRRADGTVSYVDGANIAGFVKVADAMLAQGVI, encoded by the coding sequence ATGAAATACACCTCGGCCCATCACTTCCTGGAACACGTCGCACAACAAAACCCCGGACAACCTGAGTTCCACCAGGCCGTCTCGGAAGTGATGGAAAGCCTCTGGCCCTTCATTGCCGCCCACCCGAAGTACGCCGAACACGGCCTGCTGGACCGCCTGGTCGAGCCCGAACGGGTGGTGATGTTCCGCATCTCCTGGGTCAACGACCACGGCGACGTGCAGGTCAACCGCGGCTACCGCATCCAGCACAGCTCGGCCATCGGCCCATACAAGGGCGGCATGCGCTTTCACCCTTCGGTGAACCTGTCGATCCTGAAATTCCTGGCCTTCGAGCAGACCTTCAAGAACGCACTGACCACCTTGCCCATGGGCGGCGGCAAGGGCGGCTCCGACTTCGACCCCAAGGGCAAGAGCCCGGGTGAGGTGATGCGTTTCTGCCAGGCGCTGGTGACCGAGTTGTTCCGCCACGTGGGCAGCGACACCGACGTGCCGGCCGGCGATATCGGCGTGGGCGGGCGCGAAGTCGGCTTCATGGCCGGCATGATGAAAAAGCTCAGCAATCGCGCCGACTGCGTGTTCACCGGCAAGGGCCTGGCCTTCGGCGGCTCGCTGATCCGCCCCGAAGCCACCGGCTACGGCACGGTCTACTTCGCCGAGGAGATGCTCAAGCAACGCGGGGTGAGCTTCCAGGGCCTGCGCGTGAGCGTGTCGGGCTCGGGCAATGTGGCGCAGTACGCAGTGGAGAAGGCCATGGCGCTGGGTGCCAAGGTGGTCACGGTGTCCGACTCCAGCGGCACGGTGGTCGACGAGGATGGCTTCAGCCCCGCCAAGCTGGCCGAGCTGATGGAAGTGAAAAACCACCTCTACGGCCGCGTGAGCGACTACGCCGCACGCACCAAGACGCGCTTCGAAGCCGGCCAGACGCCCTGGAGCGTGCCGGTGGACGTGGCCCTGCCCTGCGCCACGCAGAACGAGCTGAACGCGGACGACGCCGCCACGCTGATCAAGAACGGTGTGATTTGCGTGGCCGAGGGCGCGAACATGCCGACCACGATGGAGGCCGTGGAGCGCTTCGAGAGCGCCGGTGTGCTGTACGCGCCGGGCAAGGCCAGCAACGCCGGTGGCGTGGCCACCTCGGGGCTGGAGATGAGCCAGAACGCGATGCGCCTGTCGTGGCCGCGCGACGAGGTCGATGCGCGCCTGCACACCATCATGTGCGGCATTCACGAGGCCTGCCTGCAACACGGGCGCCGCGCCGATGGCACGGTGAGCTATGTCGATGGGGCCAACATCGCCGGCTTCGTGAAGGTAGCCGACGCGATGCTGGCGCAAGGCGTCATTTAA
- a CDS encoding M23 family metallopeptidase produces the protein MPADLPDLPYPRDLSFLLQRRYGLLATAAALTVPTASLFAADTPPPPPSSPPSPSESVRPRALAVPGGIVRLSLGPAAMRPMARQGDMPLLVLGDPIEWTAVVGIPLSAEPGMGRITVSAPGTPRDIPYPIQAKRYAEQRLKVAPGQVDLSPEDEARYNRERAHLATVMATFSEPPPPSHDLAMRAPVEGRRSGPFGLRRVFNGQSRNPHSGMDIAAPTGTPVRAPLAGRVIDTGDYFFNGQTVWLDHGSGLLTMVCHLSASDVKPGDSVSAGDVFAAVGATGRVTGPHLHWSVMLNRAMVDPALFLRDGS, from the coding sequence ATGCCCGCCGACCTGCCCGACCTGCCGTATCCCCGCGACCTTTCTTTTTTGCTGCAGCGCCGGTACGGCTTGCTGGCCACCGCCGCCGCACTGACCGTCCCCACGGCTTCGCTGTTCGCGGCCGACACGCCGCCTCCCCCGCCATCCTCCCCGCCATCCCCCAGCGAGAGCGTGCGCCCCCGTGCCCTGGCCGTGCCGGGCGGCATCGTCCGGCTCTCACTCGGTCCGGCGGCCATGCGCCCGATGGCTCGGCAAGGCGACATGCCCCTGCTGGTGCTGGGCGACCCCATCGAGTGGACGGCGGTGGTGGGCATCCCCCTGAGTGCCGAGCCTGGCATGGGCCGCATCACGGTATCGGCGCCCGGCACCCCGCGCGACATCCCCTACCCCATCCAGGCCAAACGCTACGCGGAGCAGCGGCTCAAGGTCGCGCCGGGCCAGGTCGACCTGTCACCCGAAGACGAAGCGCGCTACAACCGCGAGCGCGCGCACCTGGCCACGGTCATGGCCACCTTCAGCGAGCCGCCGCCACCCTCGCACGATCTTGCGATGCGCGCACCGGTCGAAGGCCGGCGCTCGGGGCCTTTCGGCCTGCGCCGCGTGTTCAACGGCCAGTCGCGCAATCCGCACAGCGGCATGGACATCGCCGCCCCCACCGGCACGCCGGTGCGAGCGCCCCTGGCGGGACGCGTGATCGACACGGGCGACTACTTCTTCAACGGCCAGACGGTCTGGCTCGACCATGGCAGCGGCCTGCTCACCATGGTGTGCCACCTGAGTGCGAGCGATGTGAAACCGGGTGACAGCGTGTCCGCCGGAGACGTGTTTGCCGCCGTCGGCGCCACCGGGCGGGTGACCGGGCCGCACCTGCATTGGTCGGTGATGCTCAACCGCGCGATGGTCGACCCGGCCCTGTTTCTGCGGGACGGTTCTTGA
- a CDS encoding alpha/beta hydrolase has protein sequence MTRLLVAAFTALALLAGCATLDEKQRVWIFQPSDRTWAGGLAAAEGMEDVWIDFESPKSGKPVKLHGLWAAHENFEQRKDAPVLLYLHGARFNVTGSAFRARRMEELGFSVLAIDYRGFGKSTNELPSETTAYEDARAAWDWIGQKYPGRPRYIFGHSLGGAIAIELAAQVNDEAGTVVEGTFTSIPDVVSTFKWGWLPISLLITQRFEAVKRVADIGSPLLVVHGGEDRLIQPELGRKLYEAAQGRKAFVLVDGGSHHNTNSVGQAQYRTALSSLFGLRDDAASGVNVKMVER, from the coding sequence ATGACCCGTCTTCTTGTTGCCGCGTTCACCGCTTTGGCCCTGTTGGCCGGGTGCGCCACGCTGGACGAGAAGCAACGGGTCTGGATCTTCCAACCCTCCGACCGCACCTGGGCCGGTGGCCTGGCCGCCGCCGAAGGCATGGAAGACGTCTGGATCGATTTCGAATCCCCCAAGTCCGGCAAGCCGGTGAAGCTGCACGGCCTGTGGGCTGCGCACGAGAACTTCGAACAGCGCAAGGACGCGCCCGTGCTGCTCTACCTGCACGGCGCGCGCTTCAACGTCACTGGCTCGGCCTTTCGCGCCCGCCGCATGGAGGAGCTGGGTTTCTCGGTGTTGGCAATCGACTACCGCGGCTTTGGCAAGAGCACGAACGAACTGCCCTCGGAAACCACCGCCTACGAAGACGCGCGCGCGGCGTGGGACTGGATCGGCCAGAAATACCCGGGGCGCCCGCGCTACATCTTCGGCCACTCGCTGGGTGGCGCCATCGCCATCGAGCTCGCGGCGCAGGTAAACGACGAAGCCGGCACGGTCGTCGAAGGCACCTTCACCTCCATCCCCGACGTGGTCAGCACCTTCAAGTGGGGCTGGCTGCCTATCTCGTTGTTGATCACCCAGCGCTTCGAAGCGGTCAAGCGCGTGGCCGACATCGGCTCGCCGCTGCTGGTGGTCCACGGCGGCGAAGACCGCCTGATCCAGCCCGAGCTCGGGCGCAAGCTGTACGAAGCGGCCCAAGGTCGCAAGGCCTTCGTGCTGGTCGATGGGGGCTCGCACCACAACACCAACTCGGTCGGACAGGCGCAGTACCGCACCGCGCTCTCCAGCCTGTTCGGCCTGCGCGACGACGCAGCGAGTGGTGTCAACGTGAAGATGGTCGAGCGGTAG
- a CDS encoding multidrug effflux MFS transporter has product MPAATPSSSAMSPGLIVLVLSLLLGLQPIATDLYLPALPALTAGFGASMSQAQLTLTALLLCFGLSQLVWGPLSDRFGRRPVLLVGLSAFVVSSVCATFAATMEQLIAWRALQGVAMGAGVMCARAIVRDLYAPADGARVMSKGLTGLGLIACTASPVGGLLAGWLGWRVSLLALAVFGAVALAVVAWRFQETLSHKNPRALAPRTLLHNWMEIARHPTFWAFALLSTASYGGLFTYLAASSFVFIRVLGVSTTVYGLLMFSMSLLYIVGTFLCRYLLPRHGLRRTVAIAGAITLTAGTVMGVLGLLGVHKVWAILLPFWLFMLAHGVHQPCGQSGAVGPFPQAAGAASALSGFLSMAAAFAMGGWLGWSMAGADSVLPLTHGVWFWSVLIAIVAWTLVQRHGEARGAPQRVDTAAQPEPRA; this is encoded by the coding sequence ATGCCCGCCGCCACGCCCTCTTCGTCTGCCATGTCGCCCGGCCTGATCGTGCTGGTGCTCTCCCTGCTGCTGGGCCTGCAGCCGATTGCGACCGACCTGTACCTGCCCGCACTGCCCGCGCTCACCGCCGGCTTCGGCGCGTCCATGTCGCAGGCGCAACTCACGCTCACCGCGCTGTTGCTGTGTTTCGGCCTGTCGCAGCTCGTGTGGGGTCCGCTGTCGGACCGCTTCGGCCGCCGCCCGGTGTTGCTCGTGGGCCTGTCTGCCTTCGTGGTGTCCTCGGTGTGCGCGACGTTTGCCGCGACGATGGAGCAGCTCATCGCCTGGCGTGCCCTGCAGGGCGTGGCCATGGGCGCGGGCGTGATGTGCGCACGCGCCATCGTGCGCGATCTGTACGCACCTGCCGATGGCGCGCGCGTCATGTCCAAGGGACTGACGGGGCTGGGCCTGATCGCCTGTACCGCCTCGCCCGTGGGTGGCCTGTTGGCCGGCTGGCTCGGGTGGCGCGTCTCGCTCCTGGCGCTGGCGGTGTTCGGCGCGGTGGCGCTGGCGGTGGTGGCCTGGCGTTTTCAGGAAACGCTGTCGCACAAGAACCCGCGCGCGCTGGCGCCACGCACCCTGCTGCACAACTGGATGGAGATCGCGCGCCACCCCACGTTCTGGGCCTTCGCGCTGCTGTCGACCGCATCCTACGGCGGCTTGTTCACCTATCTGGCGGCCTCGTCCTTCGTGTTCATCCGCGTGCTCGGCGTCTCCACCACGGTCTATGGCTTGCTGATGTTCAGCATGTCGCTGCTCTACATCGTCGGCACCTTCCTGTGCCGCTACCTGCTGCCGCGCCACGGGCTGCGGCGCACCGTGGCCATTGCGGGCGCCATCACGCTCACCGCCGGCACGGTCATGGGCGTGCTCGGCCTGCTGGGCGTGCACAAGGTCTGGGCCATCCTGCTGCCGTTCTGGCTGTTCATGCTGGCCCACGGCGTGCACCAGCCCTGCGGCCAGAGCGGCGCGGTGGGCCCGTTTCCGCAAGCCGCGGGCGCGGCCTCGGCGCTCAGCGGATTCCTCTCGATGGCCGCCGCGTTCGCCATGGGCGGCTGGCTCGGCTGGAGCATGGCGGGGGCCGACAGCGTGTTGCCCTTGACCCATGGCGTGTGGTTCTGGAGCGTGCTCATTGCCATCGTCGCGTGGACGCTGGTGCAGCGCCACGGCGAGGCCCGTGGCGCACCCCAGCGCGTCGACACCGCGGCACAGCCCGAGCCACGCGCGTGA
- the miaA gene encoding tRNA (adenosine(37)-N6)-dimethylallyltransferase MiaA, whose amino-acid sequence MTKPAPRCIALAGPTASGKSAASLAIAARWPVEIVSVDSALVYRGLDIGSAKPTAAERAQVPHHLIDILDPLQSYSAADFVRDTLRLVDDIAERGRTALLVGGTMLYFKALLVGLDEMPQADAAVRERIEERALALGWPALHGELARVDPATAARLPPNDSQRIQRALEVYEVSGQPISSFQTGRSHNPASPLAPEHLISLEPQERSWLHARIAQRFDDMLAAGFLEEMRTLRARGDLSTALPSMRCVGYRQAWESMDAHGDALTPEQIDELRLLGSAATRQLGKRQLTWLRSMPQRRVIACDAPDALAQVLHAVEQRLGSSA is encoded by the coding sequence GTGACGAAGCCGGCCCCGCGTTGCATCGCCCTGGCCGGGCCGACGGCCAGCGGCAAGAGTGCCGCTTCGCTGGCCATCGCCGCGCGCTGGCCGGTGGAGATCGTCAGCGTCGACTCGGCCCTGGTCTACCGCGGCTTGGACATCGGCAGCGCCAAGCCCACCGCCGCCGAACGCGCCCAGGTGCCGCACCACTTGATCGACATCCTCGACCCCTTGCAGAGCTACAGCGCGGCCGACTTCGTGCGCGACACGCTGCGCCTGGTGGACGACATCGCCGAGCGCGGCCGCACGGCCTTGCTGGTGGGCGGCACCATGCTGTACTTCAAGGCGCTGCTGGTCGGGCTGGACGAGATGCCGCAAGCCGACGCGGCGGTGCGCGAACGCATCGAGGAACGTGCGCTCGCGCTCGGCTGGCCCGCCTTGCACGGCGAACTCGCGCGCGTGGACCCGGCCACCGCCGCGCGCCTGCCGCCCAACGATTCGCAGCGCATCCAGCGCGCGCTCGAGGTCTACGAAGTGTCGGGCCAACCGATCTCCAGCTTTCAAACCGGGCGCAGCCACAACCCGGCCAGCCCGCTCGCGCCCGAGCACCTGATCTCGCTGGAGCCGCAGGAACGCAGCTGGCTGCACGCGCGCATCGCGCAACGTTTCGACGACATGCTCGCCGCTGGATTTCTCGAGGAGATGCGCACCCTGCGCGCACGGGGCGATCTCTCCACTGCACTGCCCTCCATGCGCTGCGTGGGCTACCGCCAGGCGTGGGAATCGATGGACGCGCACGGTGATGCGCTCACACCCGAACAGATCGACGAACTGCGGCTCCTGGGCAGCGCGGCCACGCGCCAGCTCGGCAAACGCCAGCTCACCTGGCTGCGCTCGATGCCGCAGCGCCGCGTGATCGCCTGCGATGCACCCGACGCGCTGGCACAGGTACTGCACGCCGTCGAGCAACGCTTGGGCAGCTCTGCATGA
- a CDS encoding ABC transporter ATP-binding protein has translation MNTTKALEVDQLGKRYGSTPVFSGVSLDVAPGEFVAIVGESGVGKSSLLNCLAALDDWSEGRIVHHGVDLGTLDETQRAHWRREHLGFVFQAFHVLPHLDVAQNVGLPLLLLGRPDAMRVQQMLDAVGLGGLAARLPAELSGGQLQRVAIARALVHRPSLLLADEPTGNLDPTTATQVMDVLQQQAADSSAALVLVTHSSAAAARAQRMLHLTASGLRAG, from the coding sequence ATGAACACGACAAAGGCCCTCGAGGTGGACCAGTTGGGCAAGCGCTACGGCAGCACCCCCGTGTTCAGCGGCGTGAGCCTGGACGTGGCGCCGGGCGAATTCGTCGCGATCGTGGGCGAATCGGGCGTGGGCAAGAGCAGCCTGCTCAATTGCCTGGCCGCGCTCGACGATTGGAGCGAGGGCCGCATCGTGCACCACGGCGTCGACCTGGGCACCCTGGACGAAACCCAACGCGCGCACTGGCGGCGCGAGCACCTGGGCTTCGTGTTCCAGGCCTTCCACGTGCTGCCGCATCTCGATGTGGCGCAGAACGTCGGCCTGCCCCTGTTGCTGCTGGGCCGGCCCGACGCCATGCGCGTGCAGCAGATGCTGGACGCGGTCGGCCTGGGTGGTCTGGCTGCGCGGCTACCGGCCGAGTTGTCCGGAGGGCAACTGCAACGCGTGGCCATCGCGCGCGCGCTGGTGCACCGCCCCAGCCTGCTCCTGGCCGACGAGCCTACAGGCAATCTCGACCCCACCACCGCCACCCAGGTCATGGACGTGTTGCAGCAACAGGCCGCCGACAGTAGCGCGGCGCTGGTGCTGGTCACGCACTCAAGCGCGGCCGCCGCGCGTGCCCAGCGCATGCTCCATCTCACCGCTTCGGGTCTGCGGGCCGGCTGA
- the zwf gene encoding glucose-6-phosphate dehydrogenase: protein MPFSLSSNPDPAIAGPIDLVIFGGAGDLSVRKLLPALYMAHLHHNLPEATRIHALGRQPWDRDTFTAFVHDKVRGFIAPDTLDETAWQNFLARLNYVCLDATQASDFAHLAAALQPASLRVFYLATAPTLFTATCANLHGAGLIDERSRVVLEKPLGHDLASARAINHEVGRYFSEAQTFRIDHYLGKETVQNLMVLRFGNTIFEPLWRSPYIKSVQITVAESVGVGSRAGFYDGTGALRDMVQNHLLQLLCIVAMEPPVSLDPDAVRDEKLKVLRSLRPMTEADVARDTVRGQYTAGAANGDKAVGYLQEANVPPDSATETFVALRAHINNWRWANVPIFLRTGKRMAERRSEIVIEFADLPFTIFPDAPRQPVNRLMIRLQPEEHVQLQMMAKEPGSGMRLRPVSLDLDLESAFSTRRAEAYERLLIDVIKGRLTHFMRRDELEAAWTWVEPIIEGWNNLREKPRAYTAGSWGPAASSALMAREGSAWAEEA, encoded by the coding sequence ATGCCCTTTTCGCTCTCATCGAACCCCGATCCCGCCATCGCAGGGCCCATCGACCTGGTGATCTTCGGTGGCGCGGGCGATCTCTCGGTGCGCAAGCTGCTGCCCGCGCTCTACATGGCGCATCTGCACCACAACCTGCCCGAGGCCACGCGCATCCACGCGCTGGGCCGCCAGCCCTGGGACCGGGACACCTTCACCGCCTTCGTTCACGACAAGGTGCGCGGCTTCATCGCCCCCGACACATTGGACGAGACCGCCTGGCAGAACTTCCTGGCGCGCCTGAACTACGTGTGCCTCGACGCCACCCAGGCCAGCGACTTCGCCCACCTGGCCGCCGCATTGCAACCGGCCTCGCTGCGCGTGTTCTACCTGGCCACCGCGCCCACGCTGTTCACCGCCACCTGCGCGAACCTGCATGGCGCGGGCCTGATCGACGAGCGCTCGCGCGTGGTGCTCGAAAAGCCGCTGGGCCACGACCTGGCTTCCGCGCGCGCCATCAACCACGAGGTCGGCCGCTACTTCAGCGAAGCCCAGACCTTCCGCATCGACCACTACCTCGGCAAGGAAACAGTGCAGAACCTGATGGTGCTGCGCTTTGGCAACACCATCTTCGAGCCGCTGTGGCGCAGTCCTTACATCAAGAGCGTGCAGATCACGGTGGCCGAATCGGTCGGCGTGGGCAGCCGCGCCGGTTTCTACGACGGCACCGGCGCGCTGCGCGACATGGTGCAGAACCACTTGCTGCAACTGCTGTGCATCGTGGCCATGGAGCCCCCGGTGTCGCTCGACCCCGATGCGGTGCGCGACGAGAAGCTCAAAGTGCTGCGCTCGCTGCGCCCCATGACCGAAGCCGACGTCGCGCGCGACACCGTGCGCGGCCAATACACCGCCGGCGCCGCCAACGGCGACAAGGCCGTGGGCTATCTGCAGGAAGCCAATGTGCCCCCCGACAGCGCCACCGAAACCTTCGTGGCCCTGCGCGCGCACATCAACAACTGGCGTTGGGCCAACGTGCCGATCTTCCTGCGCACCGGCAAGCGCATGGCCGAGCGGCGCTCGGAAATCGTCATCGAATTCGCCGATCTCCCGTTCACCATCTTCCCCGACGCGCCGCGCCAGCCGGTCAACCGCCTGATGATCCGCCTGCAGCCCGAAGAGCACGTGCAACTGCAGATGATGGCCAAGGAGCCCGGCAGTGGCATGCGCCTGCGCCCGGTGAGCCTGGACCTGGACCTCGAATCGGCCTTCAGCACACGCCGCGCCGAGGCCTATGAACGCCTGCTGATCGACGTGATCAAGGGCCGCCTCACCCACTTCATGCGGCGCGATGAACTGGAAGCGGCGTGGACCTGGGTGGAGCCGATCATCGAAGGCTGGAACAACCTGCGCGAGAAACCCCGGGCGTACACCGCCGGCAGCTGGGGCCCTGCGGCTTCATCCGCACTGATGGCACGTGAAGGCTCGGCCTGGGCGGAGGAAGCATAG